A single window of Streptomyces griseoviridis DNA harbors:
- a CDS encoding alpha-mannosidase codes for MHDDRNLVEARLKRVLDERIRPAVYPHSVPLDVAVWHAPDEPVPVAEGLAAEPGPIEVGARWGAPWGTSWFRVTGTVPEEWAGRTVEAILDLGFDENMPGFQCEGLVYRPDGTPVKGLNPRNQWVRIGAPVAGGEEVRLHIEAASNPVILDYHPFLPTQLGDKETAGSEPQYTLTRMDLAVLDETVWHLVIDLEVLGELMAELPVESARRWDILRAVERALDAVDLQDVGGTAEAARARLTEVLTTPAAPSAHRVSAVGHAHIDSAWLWPLRETVRKVARTTSNMTALLDDEPDFVFAMSQAQQWAWVKEHRPEVWARVKKAVADGRFVPAGGMWVESDTNMPGSEAMARQFVHGKRFFLDEFGIENDEAWLPDTFGFAAGLPQIIKAAGSKWLLTQKISWSQTNKFPHHTFQWEGIDGTRIFTHFPPVDTYNCSMKGSEIAHAARNFKDKGVARHSLAPTGWGDGGGGTTREMVAKAGRLRDLEGSATVVWETPRAFFEKAQAAYPHPPVWVGELYLELHRATLTSQARTKQGNRRSEHLLREAELWAATAALRTGFPYPYEELDRIWKTVLLHQFHDILPGSSIAWVHREARRTYDRIAEELTAIVEAAQQALAGEGATPLVFNAAPHPRAGVPAGGAGLPAAQDATAVTPREGGGHVLDNGLLRVEIDGHGLVVSAYDLAAERESVAPGRAANLLQLHPDFPNMWDAWDVDAFYRNTVTDLTDADEVTAAGDASVRVVRTFGTSRVTQLLTLAPGERRLLVDTEVDWHETEKFLKLAFPLDVHAERYASETQFGHFHRPTHTNTSWEAAKFEACNHRFVHLEEPGWGVAVVNDSTYGHDVTRTVREDGDLGTTTTVRVSLLRAPRFPDPETDQGVHRFRHALVPGAGIGDAVREGWRINVPERRTSGAGEVAPLVTVDQDAVVVTAVKLADDGSGDVVVRFHEAHGGRARATLALGFEAASVTVTDLLERPLPEAPAPARDGDRITVRLRPFELVTLRFARA; via the coding sequence ATGCATGACGACCGCAACCTGGTCGAGGCCCGTCTCAAGCGCGTCCTCGACGAGCGCATCCGCCCCGCCGTGTACCCGCACTCCGTCCCCCTCGACGTGGCGGTCTGGCACGCGCCCGACGAACCGGTGCCGGTCGCCGAGGGGCTGGCCGCCGAACCCGGGCCGATCGAGGTGGGCGCCCGCTGGGGCGCTCCCTGGGGCACCAGCTGGTTCCGGGTCACCGGAACCGTCCCCGAGGAGTGGGCGGGCCGGACCGTCGAGGCGATCCTCGACCTCGGCTTCGACGAGAACATGCCCGGCTTCCAGTGCGAGGGCCTCGTCTACCGGCCCGACGGCACCCCGGTGAAGGGCCTCAACCCGCGCAACCAGTGGGTGCGGATCGGCGCGCCGGTGGCCGGCGGCGAAGAGGTGCGCCTGCACATCGAGGCCGCCTCCAACCCCGTCATCCTCGACTACCACCCCTTCCTGCCCACCCAGTTGGGCGACAAGGAGACCGCGGGCAGCGAACCCCAGTACACCCTGACCCGGATGGACCTGGCCGTCCTCGACGAGACGGTCTGGCACCTGGTGATCGACCTGGAGGTGCTCGGCGAGCTGATGGCCGAGCTGCCCGTGGAGTCCGCGCGCCGCTGGGACATCCTGCGGGCCGTGGAACGGGCCCTTGACGCCGTCGACCTCCAGGACGTGGGCGGCACCGCCGAGGCGGCCCGCGCCCGGCTGACCGAGGTGCTCACCACCCCGGCCGCGCCCTCCGCGCACCGCGTCAGCGCCGTCGGGCACGCGCACATCGACTCGGCGTGGCTGTGGCCGCTGCGCGAGACGGTCCGCAAGGTGGCCCGCACCACCTCCAACATGACCGCGCTCCTCGACGACGAACCCGACTTCGTCTTCGCCATGTCCCAGGCCCAGCAGTGGGCCTGGGTGAAGGAGCACCGGCCCGAGGTGTGGGCCCGGGTGAAGAAGGCCGTCGCCGACGGACGGTTCGTGCCGGCCGGCGGCATGTGGGTCGAGTCGGACACCAACATGCCGGGCTCCGAGGCGATGGCCCGTCAGTTCGTGCACGGCAAGCGGTTCTTCCTCGACGAGTTCGGCATCGAGAACGACGAGGCGTGGCTGCCCGACACCTTCGGCTTCGCCGCGGGACTCCCGCAGATCATCAAGGCGGCCGGCTCCAAGTGGCTGCTCACGCAGAAGATCTCGTGGTCCCAGACCAACAAGTTCCCGCACCACACCTTCCAGTGGGAGGGCATCGACGGCACCCGGATCTTCACGCACTTCCCGCCCGTCGACACCTACAACTGCTCCATGAAGGGCTCCGAGATCGCCCACGCGGCGCGGAACTTCAAGGACAAGGGCGTCGCCCGGCACTCCCTCGCCCCCACCGGCTGGGGCGACGGCGGCGGAGGCACCACCCGCGAGATGGTCGCCAAGGCAGGGCGGCTGCGGGACCTGGAGGGCTCCGCGACCGTCGTCTGGGAGACCCCGCGCGCCTTCTTCGAGAAGGCGCAGGCCGCATACCCGCACCCGCCGGTGTGGGTGGGCGAGCTGTACCTCGAACTGCACCGCGCCACCCTCACCAGCCAGGCCAGGACCAAGCAGGGCAACCGGCGCAGCGAACATCTGCTGCGGGAGGCCGAGCTGTGGGCCGCCACGGCCGCCCTGCGCACCGGATTTCCTTACCCCTACGAGGAGTTGGACCGGATCTGGAAGACGGTCCTGCTGCACCAGTTCCACGACATCCTGCCCGGCTCCTCGATCGCCTGGGTGCACCGCGAGGCCCGCCGCACCTACGACCGGATCGCCGAGGAGCTGACCGCGATCGTCGAGGCCGCCCAGCAAGCCCTCGCGGGCGAGGGCGCCACCCCGCTCGTCTTCAACGCGGCCCCGCACCCGCGGGCCGGTGTCCCGGCGGGCGGCGCCGGCCTGCCCGCCGCCCAGGACGCCACGGCCGTCACCCCGCGCGAGGGCGGCGGACACGTCCTCGACAACGGCCTGCTGCGCGTCGAGATCGACGGCCACGGGCTCGTCGTCTCCGCCTACGACCTCGCGGCGGAGCGCGAGAGCGTCGCGCCGGGGAGGGCCGCCAACCTCCTCCAGCTCCACCCCGACTTCCCCAACATGTGGGACGCCTGGGACGTCGACGCGTTCTACCGCAACACCGTCACCGACCTGACCGACGCGGACGAGGTCACGGCCGCGGGCGACGCCTCGGTGCGGGTTGTGCGGACCTTCGGGACCTCGCGCGTGACCCAACTGCTCACCCTCGCACCGGGGGAGCGGCGGCTGCTGGTGGACACGGAGGTGGACTGGCACGAGACGGAGAAGTTCCTCAAGCTCGCCTTCCCGCTCGACGTGCACGCCGAACGGTACGCGTCCGAGACCCAGTTCGGGCACTTCCACCGGCCCACCCACACCAACACCAGTTGGGAGGCGGCCAAGTTCGAGGCGTGCAACCACCGGTTCGTGCACCTGGAGGAGCCGGGCTGGGGCGTGGCCGTCGTCAACGACTCGACGTACGGCCACGACGTCACCCGTACCGTCCGGGAGGACGGCGACCTCGGCACGACCACCACCGTGCGGGTCTCGCTGCTGCGCGCCCCGCGCTTCCCCGACCCCGAGACCGACCAGGGCGTCCACCGGTTCCGGCACGCGCTGGTGCCGGGCGCCGGCATCGGGGACGCGGTGCGCGAGGGCTGGCGGATCAACGTGCCCGAGCGGCGTACCAGCGGCGCGGGCGAGGTGGCGCCGCTGGTGACGGTCGACCAGGACGCCGTCGTCGTCACCGCCGTCAAACTGGCCGACGACGGCAGCGGCGACGTCGTCGTCCGCTTCCACGAGGCGCACGGCGGGCGGGCCCGCGCCACCCTGGCGCTCGGCTTCGAGGCCGCGTCGGTGACCGTCACCGACCTGCTGGAGCGTCCGCTGCCCGAGGCGCCGGCGCCCGCCCGCGACGGCGACCGGATCACCGTACGGCTGCGGCCCTTCGAGCTGGTGACCCTGCGGTTCGCGCGGGCCTGA
- a CDS encoding DUF4231 domain-containing protein: protein MRRRAVDDQSWESAPDPVLALARRDLAFYTRTRDSARRTHYVTELGAIAATSATVVAAGLHAPAWLTALIAGGAVFFTGVRQIFNPGARWVLAARSGETLRRAVDRYLLTAPAARDDAARTALRTAIEEVGTDELREWTQTQGQRPEPGPPAAGA from the coding sequence ATGAGACGCAGAGCGGTCGACGACCAGTCCTGGGAGAGCGCACCCGATCCCGTACTGGCCCTGGCGCGCCGGGACTTGGCGTTCTACACGCGCACCCGCGACTCCGCCAGGCGCACCCACTACGTCACCGAACTGGGCGCCATCGCCGCCACGTCCGCGACCGTCGTGGCGGCGGGCCTGCACGCACCGGCCTGGCTGACGGCGCTGATCGCGGGCGGCGCCGTCTTCTTCACCGGGGTGCGACAGATCTTCAACCCCGGCGCCCGCTGGGTCCTGGCCGCCCGCTCGGGTGAGACCCTGCGACGGGCCGTCGACCGCTACCTGCTCACCGCGCCCGCCGCCCGCGACGACGCCGCCCGCACGGCGCTGCGGACGGCGATCGAGGAGGTCGGCACGGACGAACTCCGCGAGTGGACCCAGACGCAGGGCCAGCGCCCCGAACCGGGACCGCCGGCCGCGGGCGCCTGA
- a CDS encoding lipase maturation factor family protein, whose amino-acid sequence MEWFTAPGYGWSRLVFQRALAGVYLVAFLTTALQFRALIGTRGLLPVERLTARVPFRHAPGIFRLHYSDRFFALCAWAGCSVAAALLAGADSLLPLWAGMLLWLVPWALYLSIVNVGQTWYAFGWESLLLEVGFLAVFLGNDTVAPPVVVLFLLRWVLFRVEFGAGLIKLRGDTCWRRLTCLYHHHETQPMPGPLSWFFHRLPRPLHRAEAAANHVTQLVVPFLLFTPQPVATVAACLMIATQLWLILSGNFSWLNWLTVTLAVSAVRFPGGARPAPAAPLWYEVLVLAVAALLLGLGVRPVRNMLSRRQVMNRSFDPLHLVNTYGAFGTVSRVRHEIVVEGTADPVPREDGDWREYDFKGKPGDPLRAPRQFAPYHLRLDWLMWFAALSPGYAEPWFGTFVERLLENDRATLRLLRRSPFPPDAPPRYVRARLFRYRYTTWRELRETGAWWERTCVREYLPPTRLADRRP is encoded by the coding sequence GTGGAGTGGTTCACCGCGCCCGGGTACGGGTGGAGCAGGCTGGTCTTCCAGCGCGCGCTGGCCGGTGTGTACCTCGTGGCGTTCCTGACGACGGCGCTGCAGTTCCGGGCGCTGATCGGGACGCGCGGGCTGCTGCCGGTGGAGCGGCTGACGGCCCGGGTGCCGTTCCGGCACGCGCCCGGGATCTTCCGGCTCCACTACTCCGACCGGTTCTTCGCGCTCTGCGCCTGGGCGGGGTGCTCGGTCGCGGCGGCGCTGCTCGCCGGGGCGGACTCGCTGCTGCCGCTGTGGGCGGGGATGCTGCTGTGGCTGGTGCCGTGGGCGCTGTACCTGTCGATCGTCAACGTCGGGCAGACCTGGTACGCGTTCGGCTGGGAGTCGCTGCTCCTGGAGGTCGGCTTCCTCGCGGTGTTCCTCGGCAACGACACGGTGGCGCCCCCCGTCGTCGTGCTGTTCCTGCTGCGCTGGGTGCTGTTCCGGGTGGAGTTCGGCGCGGGTCTGATCAAGCTGCGCGGCGACACGTGCTGGCGCAGGCTCACCTGCCTCTACCACCACCACGAGACGCAGCCGATGCCCGGCCCGCTGAGCTGGTTCTTCCACCGGCTGCCCCGGCCGCTGCACCGGGCGGAGGCCGCGGCCAACCATGTGACCCAACTCGTCGTGCCGTTCCTGCTGTTCACCCCGCAGCCGGTCGCCACGGTGGCCGCCTGCCTGATGATCGCGACCCAGCTGTGGCTGATCCTGTCGGGCAACTTCTCCTGGCTGAACTGGCTCACCGTCACGCTGGCCGTGTCGGCGGTCCGGTTCCCGGGCGGCGCGCGGCCCGCGCCGGCCGCCCCCCTCTGGTACGAGGTCCTGGTCCTCGCGGTCGCCGCGCTGCTGCTCGGCCTCGGTGTCCGCCCGGTGCGCAACATGCTCTCCCGGCGCCAGGTCATGAACCGCTCCTTCGACCCGCTCCATCTGGTCAACACCTACGGCGCGTTCGGCACGGTGAGCCGGGTCCGCCACGAGATCGTCGTCGAGGGCACCGCCGACCCGGTGCCGCGCGAGGACGGCGACTGGCGGGAGTACGACTTCAAGGGCAAGCCGGGTGATCCGCTGCGGGCACCACGCCAGTTCGCGCCCTACCATCTGCGCCTGGACTGGCTGATGTGGTTCGCCGCGCTCTCCCCCGGCTACGCCGAGCCGTGGTTCGGGACCTTCGTGGAACGGCTCCTGGAGAACGACCGCGCCACGCTGCGGCTGCTGCGCCGCTCCCCCTTCCCGCCCGACGCGCCGCCCCGCTACGTCCGCGCCCGCCTCTTCCGCTACCGGTACACGACCTGGCGCGAGCTGCGGGAGACGGGCGCGTGGTGGGAGCGGACCTGTGTGCGGGAGTATCTGCCGCCGACCCGGCTCGCGGACCGGCGGCCGTAG